The proteins below are encoded in one region of Microbispora sp. NBC_01189:
- a CDS encoding GNAT family N-acetyltransferase: MGFFRIRTTVDERPGRLASLTAALADKGGNILGLSVQPDTDGTVDEFVTEIPASPEVVREALEAAGGRRVRIVPATAHELTDEPTRTLLLAARLRQAPWRLPEILGELLRADDARWVYGAAAARPGDRNEGETPELPDPTLLVVPVAPRRSIRLRRAGLPFTLTEAARAAAMVRLAQPPAEPSAAEGPVRLADGAEVQVKPLTPLYREALRDLHERCSPETRRFRYFTSNPNLPPRMLDRLCDRARGQSLVAGHDGQVVALASLLFTADPGIAEIALLVEDRWQGRGLGGTLARMLLTQARDLGFAEVRVTLLFDNMRLRRLLSSLGASLTHTEDPGVMEGRIAVGVMATASPS, encoded by the coding sequence ATGGGGTTCTTCCGGATCCGGACCACTGTGGACGAGCGGCCGGGACGGCTGGCGTCGCTGACGGCCGCGCTGGCCGACAAGGGCGGCAACATACTCGGCCTATCGGTGCAGCCCGACACGGACGGCACGGTCGACGAGTTCGTCACGGAGATCCCGGCGTCCCCCGAGGTCGTGCGCGAGGCGCTGGAGGCGGCCGGTGGGCGGCGTGTGCGGATCGTGCCCGCCACCGCGCACGAACTGACCGACGAGCCGACCCGTACGCTGCTGCTCGCCGCCCGGCTGCGGCAGGCGCCCTGGCGCCTGCCGGAGATCCTGGGCGAACTGCTGCGCGCCGACGACGCCCGCTGGGTGTACGGCGCGGCCGCGGCGCGCCCCGGCGACAGGAACGAGGGGGAGACGCCGGAGCTTCCCGACCCCACGCTGCTGGTGGTGCCCGTGGCGCCGCGCCGGTCGATCCGGCTGCGCCGCGCCGGGCTCCCGTTCACCCTGACGGAGGCGGCCCGCGCCGCCGCGATGGTGCGGCTGGCGCAGCCGCCGGCCGAGCCGTCCGCGGCCGAGGGGCCGGTGCGCCTGGCCGACGGTGCGGAGGTGCAGGTCAAGCCGTTGACCCCGTTGTATCGCGAGGCGCTGCGCGACCTGCACGAACGCTGCTCGCCCGAGACGCGCCGGTTCCGCTACTTCACCTCGAACCCCAACCTGCCGCCGCGCATGCTCGACCGGCTGTGCGACCGGGCCCGCGGGCAGTCGCTCGTCGCCGGGCACGACGGGCAGGTGGTGGCCCTCGCGAGCCTGCTGTTCACCGCGGACCCGGGCATCGCCGAGATCGCGCTGCTGGTGGAGGACCGCTGGCAGGGACGGGGCCTCGGCGGCACGCTCGCCCGCATGCTCCTCACCCAGGCGCGGGACCTCGGCTTCGCCGAGGTGCGGGTCACCCTGCTGTTCGACAACATGCGCCTGCGCAGACTGCTGAGCTCCCTCGGCGCGTCGCTCACCCACACCGAGGACCCCGGTGTGATGGAGGGGCGGATCGCCGTGGGCGTGATGGCGACGGCATCCCCGAGCTGA
- a CDS encoding FAD-binding oxidoreductase encodes MSAPLSPGFVNGEVSFWYRSSGVPAPGERLDGSTRADVAVVGAGYTGLWTAYYLKKADPSLRVVVLEKEFAGFGASGRNGGWLTGALAGSPERYAKTHGADGARRLQRAMFESIDEVIRVAGEEGIDADIVKGGLLTVARGTAQALRLREELAGQREWGWGPEDVRLLSGGELDDRLRVAGAVAATWTPHCARIQPATLARGLAAAVRNLGVEVYEGTPVTAIAPGRAVTPYGTVWADHVLRCTEGFTAGIDGHHRDWLPMNSSLIVTEPLPPEVWDEIGWRGRELLGDMAHYYMYAQRTADDRIAFGGRGRPYLYGSRIDERGHTHASTVDALWDLLVAFFPAVAGSRVAHAWSGVLGVPRDWCSAVHLDPATGLGWAGGYTGHGVTTTNLAGRTLRDLVLRRDTDLTRMPWVDRRVRAWEPEPLRWLGVHSMYRLYRLADARESAGMTRTSVLARIADRITGH; translated from the coding sequence ATGAGCGCTCCCCTGTCTCCTGGCTTCGTCAACGGTGAGGTGTCCTTCTGGTACCGGTCGTCCGGGGTCCCGGCGCCCGGCGAGCGCCTGGACGGCAGCACGCGGGCCGACGTGGCCGTGGTCGGCGCGGGCTACACCGGCCTGTGGACCGCCTACTACCTGAAGAAGGCCGATCCCTCGCTGCGGGTCGTCGTGCTGGAGAAGGAGTTCGCCGGTTTCGGGGCGTCGGGTCGCAACGGGGGCTGGCTGACCGGCGCACTGGCGGGCTCGCCCGAGCGGTACGCGAAGACCCACGGCGCGGACGGCGCCCGGCGGCTGCAGCGCGCGATGTTCGAGTCGATCGACGAGGTGATCCGGGTCGCGGGCGAGGAGGGCATCGACGCCGACATCGTCAAGGGCGGCCTGCTCACCGTCGCGCGGGGCACGGCGCAGGCGTTGCGGTTGCGCGAGGAACTGGCCGGTCAGCGCGAGTGGGGCTGGGGCCCCGAGGACGTCCGGCTGCTGTCCGGCGGCGAGCTGGACGACCGGCTCCGGGTCGCGGGCGCGGTCGCCGCGACCTGGACCCCCCACTGCGCCCGGATCCAGCCGGCCACGCTCGCCCGCGGGCTGGCCGCGGCCGTCCGGAACCTCGGTGTGGAGGTCTATGAGGGCACCCCGGTGACCGCGATCGCGCCTGGGCGGGCGGTCACGCCGTACGGCACGGTGTGGGCCGACCACGTGCTGCGCTGCACCGAGGGATTCACCGCCGGCATCGACGGCCACCACCGCGACTGGCTGCCGATGAACAGCTCCCTGATCGTCACCGAGCCGCTGCCGCCGGAGGTCTGGGACGAGATCGGCTGGCGGGGCCGCGAACTGCTCGGCGACATGGCGCACTACTATATGTACGCCCAGCGGACCGCCGACGACCGCATCGCCTTCGGCGGGCGGGGCAGGCCGTACCTCTACGGATCGCGGATCGACGAGCGCGGGCACACCCACGCCTCGACCGTGGACGCCCTGTGGGACCTGCTGGTCGCGTTCTTCCCCGCCGTCGCGGGCTCGCGGGTGGCGCACGCCTGGTCGGGCGTGCTCGGCGTGCCGCGCGACTGGTGCTCGGCCGTCCACCTGGACCCGGCGACCGGCCTCGGCTGGGCCGGCGGCTACACGGGCCACGGCGTGACCACCACGAACCTCGCCGGGCGCACGCTGCGCGACCTCGTGCTGCGCCGCGACACGGACCTCACCCGGATGCCGTGGGTGGACCGGCGGGTGCGCGCCTGGGAGCCCGAGCCGCTGCGCTGGCTCGGCGTCCACTCGATGTACCGTCTCTACCGGCTCGCCGACGCCCGCGAGAGCGCGGGCATGACCAGGACGTCCGTGCTGGCCCGGATCGCCGACAGGATCACCGGCCACTGA
- a CDS encoding amidohydrolase, with translation MSSTLLFRGGRAFTTGGFAEAVLVRDGVIAAVGAEADLVRLAPDAEPVDLGGGLLTPGFVDAHIHPVQAGLERARCDLSEVYGLDAYKAEIAAYAARNPDKEWIDGGGWDMAAFPGGLPHRSQLDFLDRPAYFVQRDHHAAWVNTRALELAGITADTPDPADGRIERDPDGTPSGVLHEGAMDLVGLLTPRPTPADVEAALMDAQAHLFSLGVTGWQDAIVGSYAGSDDQLPAYLSAAASGRLKARVVGALWWDRARGAEQIPGLVERRAMAEGLDRFRATSVKIMQDGIPENFTAAVIEPYCRCGGTGLSYVDPALLGGYVKELDAQGFQVHFHAIGERAVREALDALTGTDPANRHHIAHVQIITPRDVPRFAEIGVAANLQPLWATHHLQMDELCIPYLGEERASWQYPFADLVRHGTRIAAGSDWPVSSANPLEAMHVAVNRTEPGGSVHATYPTAQTPFLPEQSLGLRTVMTAYTEGSAWINRSPAGVIEAGRPADLVVLDRDPFALDPKDIWTTKVVMTFLDGEQVHG, from the coding sequence GTGAGTTCCACCCTCCTCTTCCGCGGCGGCCGCGCCTTCACCACCGGCGGCTTCGCCGAGGCGGTGCTCGTCCGCGACGGCGTCATCGCCGCCGTCGGCGCCGAGGCCGACCTCGTACGGCTGGCTCCGGACGCCGAGCCGGTCGACCTCGGCGGCGGCCTGCTGACGCCGGGGTTCGTCGACGCCCACATCCACCCGGTGCAGGCCGGGCTGGAGCGAGCCAGGTGCGACCTGTCCGAGGTGTACGGCCTCGACGCCTACAAAGCCGAGATCGCCGCCTATGCGGCGAGAAATCCGGATAAGGAGTGGATCGACGGCGGCGGCTGGGACATGGCCGCCTTCCCCGGCGGCCTTCCCCACCGGTCCCAGCTCGACTTCCTCGACCGGCCGGCCTACTTCGTCCAGCGCGACCACCACGCGGCGTGGGTCAACACCCGGGCCCTGGAGCTCGCCGGGATCACCGCGGACACCCCCGACCCCGCCGACGGCCGCATCGAGCGCGACCCCGACGGCACGCCGAGCGGCGTGCTGCACGAGGGCGCGATGGACCTCGTCGGCCTGCTCACCCCCCGCCCCACCCCGGCCGACGTCGAGGCCGCCCTGATGGACGCGCAGGCCCATTTGTTCTCCCTCGGCGTCACCGGCTGGCAGGACGCCATCGTCGGCTCGTACGCCGGGTCGGACGACCAGCTGCCCGCCTACCTGTCCGCGGCCGCCTCCGGGCGGCTGAAGGCGCGGGTGGTCGGCGCCCTGTGGTGGGACCGCGCCCGGGGGGCCGAGCAGATCCCCGGCCTGGTCGAGCGGCGGGCCATGGCCGAGGGCCTGGACCGGTTCCGGGCGACCTCCGTGAAGATCATGCAGGACGGCATCCCGGAGAACTTCACCGCCGCCGTCATCGAGCCCTACTGCCGCTGCGGCGGAACCGGCCTGTCGTACGTCGACCCCGCCCTGCTCGGCGGGTACGTCAAGGAACTGGACGCCCAGGGCTTCCAGGTGCACTTCCACGCCATCGGCGAGCGGGCCGTGCGGGAGGCGCTCGACGCGCTGACCGGCACCGACCCCGCGAACCGCCACCACATCGCGCACGTTCAGATCATCACGCCGCGGGACGTGCCGCGTTTCGCCGAGATCGGCGTGGCGGCCAACCTCCAGCCGCTGTGGGCGACCCACCATCTGCAGATGGACGAGCTGTGCATCCCCTACCTGGGCGAGGAGCGGGCGTCCTGGCAGTACCCCTTCGCCGACCTCGTACGGCACGGCACCCGCATCGCCGCGGGCTCCGACTGGCCTGTCTCCTCGGCCAACCCGCTGGAGGCGATGCACGTGGCGGTCAACCGCACCGAGCCGGGCGGCTCGGTCCACGCGACGTACCCCACCGCGCAGACGCCGTTCCTGCCGGAGCAGAGCCTCGGCCTGCGGACGGTCATGACCGCCTACACCGAGGGATCGGCCTGGATCAACCGCTCCCCCGCCGGTGTGATCGAGGCGGGCCGCCCGGCCGACCTCGTCGTCCTCGACCGCGACCCCTTCGCCCTCGATCCGAAGGACATCTGGACGACCAAGGTCGTCATGACCTTCCTCGACGGCGAACAGGTGCACGGCTGA
- a CDS encoding FAD-dependent oxidoreductase yields the protein MHVLIIGGGIGGLALAQGLRKASVGVALYERDGSAFFRGQGWRISIKEDGSAGLRACLPDDLFDLSVATSLRPATRMAFLDHHLVPKFEKPIPPLPRDRFFGVNRLTLREILLAGLDGIANFGAEFVRYDHLPDGRVRAHFADGTSAVGDLLVGADGTGSRVRRQLLPEAVVDDAGVFVYGRTPITPGMLDRVPGVLVDTFNRLIDPAGPALSVATCRAGEPPPGSPAVRLTPVPAYFAWQVSCDDDWGSAADLRQADAATLHRAALEAIARFHPAARGIVEEADVSATFPVALRTARPVEPWTTGNVTLLGDAIHTMSPGRGEGANVTLRDAALLTRTLAEAAARDVPPPAALAGYEREMLRYGFAAVAASRDQPFMPRRFG from the coding sequence ATGCACGTACTGATCATCGGCGGCGGCATCGGCGGCCTGGCCCTCGCCCAGGGGCTCAGGAAGGCCAGCGTCGGCGTCGCCCTCTACGAACGCGACGGCTCGGCGTTCTTCCGCGGCCAGGGCTGGCGCATCTCCATCAAGGAGGACGGCAGCGCGGGCCTGCGCGCCTGCCTGCCGGACGACCTGTTCGACCTGTCTGTGGCGACGTCCCTGCGCCCGGCCACGCGGATGGCGTTCCTCGACCACCACCTCGTCCCCAAGTTCGAAAAGCCCATCCCGCCCCTCCCGCGGGACCGGTTCTTCGGGGTGAACCGGCTCACCCTGCGGGAGATCCTCCTCGCCGGGCTGGACGGGATCGCCAACTTCGGCGCGGAGTTCGTCCGGTACGACCACCTGCCGGACGGCCGCGTCCGCGCGCACTTCGCCGACGGGACCTCCGCCGTGGGCGACCTGCTCGTCGGGGCGGACGGGACCGGCTCCCGGGTGCGCCGCCAGTTGCTGCCCGAGGCGGTGGTCGACGACGCCGGAGTCTTCGTCTACGGCCGCACACCGATCACGCCCGGGATGCTGGACCGGGTGCCGGGGGTCCTCGTGGACACCTTCAACCGGCTGATCGATCCCGCCGGCCCGGCTCTTTCGGTCGCCACCTGCCGGGCCGGTGAACCGCCGCCGGGGTCTCCCGCCGTACGGCTCACTCCGGTGCCGGCCTACTTCGCCTGGCAGGTGTCGTGCGACGACGACTGGGGGAGCGCGGCGGACCTGCGGCAGGCCGATGCCGCCACACTGCACCGGGCGGCCCTGGAGGCGATCGCCCGCTTCCACCCGGCGGCCCGGGGGATCGTCGAGGAGGCCGACGTGTCCGCCACCTTCCCGGTCGCGCTGCGGACCGCCCGGCCCGTCGAACCCTGGACCACCGGGAACGTCACCCTGCTCGGCGACGCGATCCACACTATGTCTCCCGGCCGGGGCGAGGGCGCCAACGTCACCCTCCGCGACGCCGCTCTGCTCACCCGCACGCTGGCCGAGGCCGCCGCCCGGGACGTGCCGCCGCCCGCCGCCCTGGCGGGCTACGAGCGGGAGATGCTCCGGTACGGCTTCGCGGCCGTCGCCGCCTCCCGCGACCAGCCGTTCATGCCCCGCCGGTTCGGCTGA
- a CDS encoding MarR family winged helix-turn-helix transcriptional regulator — protein sequence MTNDRRMRGGDGVPIQLVLGGGSLLNQVGRELRTVVDGMLAPYDLTTQQAALLLSAAREETSPNRLAPELGTDTAGMTRLLDRLEAKGLVRRRRHPDDRRSVVVEVTGQGRALVPRLAPVFGRASARLLAGLSEEEVRLLTALLERMLRNLRQDA from the coding sequence ATGACGAACGACCGACGGATGCGCGGGGGCGACGGCGTCCCGATCCAGCTCGTGCTCGGGGGCGGGTCCCTGCTCAACCAGGTGGGGCGCGAACTGCGCACGGTGGTGGACGGCATGCTGGCGCCGTACGATCTGACGACCCAGCAGGCGGCGCTGCTGCTGAGCGCGGCGCGAGAGGAGACCAGCCCCAACCGGCTCGCGCCCGAGCTGGGCACCGACACCGCGGGCATGACGAGGCTGCTCGACCGGCTGGAGGCGAAGGGCCTGGTGCGGCGGCGCCGGCACCCGGACGACCGCCGGTCGGTCGTCGTCGAGGTGACCGGGCAGGGCCGCGCGCTCGTGCCGCGGCTCGCGCCCGTGTTCGGCAGGGCGAGCGCCCGGCTGCTCGCCGGTCTCTCGGAGGAGGAGGTGCGCCTGCTCACGGCTCTGCTGGAACGCATGCTGCGCAACCTCAGACAGGACGCCTGA
- a CDS encoding RNA polymerase-binding protein RbpA, with protein sequence MGSGNAIRGSRVGAGPMGEAERGEAAPRVRVPFWCANMHETRPSFASDAAVPEFWDCPRCGLPAGQDQSSPPAPPRNEPYKTHLAYVKERRSDKDGAQILAEALERLRSSSRPIY encoded by the coding sequence GTGGGTAGTGGCAACGCGATCCGTGGCAGCCGAGTCGGCGCCGGCCCCATGGGAGAGGCCGAACGCGGCGAGGCCGCCCCCCGTGTGCGGGTCCCGTTCTGGTGCGCCAACATGCACGAGACGCGCCCGAGCTTCGCCAGCGACGCGGCCGTCCCCGAGTTCTGGGACTGCCCGCGGTGCGGGCTGCCGGCCGGGCAGGACCAGTCGAGCCCGCCGGCTCCGCCGCGCAACGAGCCGTACAAGACGCACCTCGCGTACGTGAAGGAGCGCCGCAGCGACAAGGACGGCGCGCAGATCCTCGCCGAGGCGCTGGAGCGGCTGCGCTCCTCCTCCCGCCCGATCTACTGA
- the secG gene encoding preprotein translocase subunit SecG has protein sequence MIIGISIALILASALMVLLVLLHKGKGGGLSDLFGGGFTSSFGGSSVVERNLDRLTVITGTVWFVCIIALGLLLKP, from the coding sequence GTGATAATCGGAATCTCCATCGCCCTCATCCTGGCGAGCGCCTTGATGGTGCTGCTCGTGCTGCTTCACAAGGGCAAGGGCGGCGGCTTGTCCGACCTGTTCGGCGGCGGCTTCACGTCGTCCTTCGGCGGATCGTCGGTGGTCGAGCGCAACCTGGACCGCCTGACCGTCATCACGGGCACCGTCTGGTTCGTCTGCATCATCGCGCTGGGCCTGCTGCTCAAGCCGTAG
- the tpiA gene encoding triose-phosphate isomerase — protein MARKPLFAGNWKMNLNHLEAINLVQKLAFSLNDRDHDRAEVAVIPPFTDLRSVQTLVDADKLRIAYGAQDLSAQDSGAYTGEISGAMLGKLGCAYVLVGHSERRQYHAEDDALCNAKVKAAYRHSLTPILCVGEGLPVRQEGRQVEHTLAQLDGALEGVPADQAKSIVVAYEPVWAIGTGEVATPKDAQEVCGAIRTRLAELYGDDVAAAVRILYGGSVKSDNVAGIMAEADIDGALVGGASLDAGEYVKICRFGEVSG, from the coding sequence ATGGCGCGCAAGCCGCTTTTCGCCGGCAACTGGAAGATGAACCTCAACCACCTCGAGGCCATCAACCTGGTGCAGAAGCTGGCGTTCTCGCTGAACGACCGCGACCACGACAGGGCGGAGGTGGCGGTCATCCCGCCGTTCACCGACCTGCGCAGCGTGCAGACGCTGGTGGACGCCGACAAGCTGCGCATCGCCTACGGCGCGCAGGACCTGTCCGCGCAGGACTCCGGGGCGTACACCGGGGAGATCTCCGGGGCGATGCTGGGCAAGCTCGGCTGTGCCTACGTCCTCGTGGGTCACTCGGAGCGGCGGCAGTACCACGCCGAGGACGACGCGCTGTGCAACGCCAAGGTCAAGGCCGCCTACCGGCACTCGCTGACGCCGATCCTGTGCGTGGGCGAGGGGCTGCCGGTGCGCCAGGAGGGCCGCCAGGTCGAGCACACGCTGGCGCAGCTCGACGGCGCGCTGGAAGGTGTGCCCGCCGACCAGGCGAAGTCCATCGTGGTCGCGTACGAGCCGGTCTGGGCGATCGGGACCGGCGAGGTCGCCACCCCGAAGGACGCCCAGGAGGTGTGCGGCGCCATCAGGACGCGACTCGCCGAGCTGTACGGTGACGATGTGGCCGCCGCTGTCCGTATCCTTTACGGTGGCTCGGTGAAGTCGGACAACGTCGCCGGGATCATGGCGGAAGCCGACATCGACGGCGCCCTCGTCGGAGGGGCCAGCCTCGATGCGGGCGAGTACGTCAAGATCTGCCGTTTCGGCGAAGTCTCCGGCTAG
- a CDS encoding phosphoglycerate kinase, whose amino-acid sequence MIGIDELDVKGRRVFVRADLNVPLDGETITDDGRIRASVPTIRKLLERGAKVVVAAHLGRPKGSVTPKYSLAPVSRRLAELLGEDVAFAADTVGESAQSVVAGLQDGQVALLENLRFEPGEESKDDAVRAEFAERLAALADVYVGDGFGAVHRKHASVYDLPKRLPHAAGDLVLAEVDVLRRLTEDPARPYVVVLGGAKVSDKLGVIANLLAKVDRLLIGGGMAYTFLKAQGHEVGNSLLQEDQIDQVRGFLDEAASRGVELVLPVDVLAATEFGADAPHDVVAATAIPADREGLDIGPRTRELFAAKLADARTVFWNGPMGVFEFDAFSGGTRAVAEALVASEAFTVVGGGDSAAAVRRLGLPEDGFSHISTGGGASLEYLEGKTLPGLAALED is encoded by the coding sequence ATGATCGGAATCGACGAGCTCGACGTGAAGGGCCGGCGCGTGTTCGTGCGCGCCGACCTCAACGTCCCCCTCGACGGGGAGACGATCACCGACGACGGGCGCATCCGCGCGTCGGTGCCGACGATCAGGAAGCTGCTGGAGCGCGGCGCGAAGGTCGTCGTCGCCGCGCACCTCGGCCGGCCCAAGGGCTCCGTCACGCCGAAGTACTCGCTCGCCCCGGTCTCCCGGCGGCTGGCCGAGCTGCTCGGCGAGGACGTGGCGTTCGCCGCCGACACGGTCGGCGAGTCGGCCCAGAGCGTGGTCGCGGGCCTCCAGGACGGGCAGGTCGCCCTGCTGGAGAACCTGCGCTTCGAGCCGGGCGAGGAGTCCAAGGACGACGCGGTCAGGGCGGAGTTCGCGGAGCGGCTCGCCGCGCTCGCCGACGTCTACGTCGGCGACGGCTTCGGCGCCGTGCACCGCAAGCACGCCAGCGTCTACGACCTGCCCAAGCGGCTGCCGCACGCGGCGGGCGACCTGGTCCTCGCCGAGGTCGACGTGCTGCGCAGGCTCACCGAGGACCCGGCCCGGCCGTACGTCGTCGTCCTGGGCGGCGCGAAGGTCTCCGACAAGCTCGGCGTGATCGCGAACCTGCTGGCCAAGGTGGACCGCCTGCTCATCGGCGGCGGCATGGCCTACACCTTCCTCAAGGCCCAGGGCCACGAGGTGGGCAATTCGCTGCTGCAGGAGGACCAGATCGACCAGGTGAGGGGCTTCCTCGACGAGGCGGCCTCCCGCGGGGTCGAGCTGGTACTGCCGGTCGACGTGCTGGCCGCGACCGAGTTCGGGGCAGACGCCCCGCACGACGTCGTCGCGGCCACGGCGATCCCGGCCGACCGCGAGGGCCTCGACATCGGCCCCCGCACCCGGGAGCTGTTCGCCGCCAAGCTGGCCGACGCGCGGACCGTGTTCTGGAACGGCCCGATGGGCGTGTTCGAGTTCGACGCGTTCTCCGGCGGCACCCGCGCGGTGGCCGAGGCGCTGGTGGCGTCCGAGGCGTTCACCGTGGTCGGCGGCGGCGACTCCGCCGCGGCCGTGCGCAGGCTCGGGCTGCCCGAGGACGGTTTCTCGCACATTTCCACCGGTGGTGGCGCCAGCCTCGAGTACCTCGAAGGCAAGACGCTGCCCGGACTCGCGGCGCTGGAGGACTAG
- the gap gene encoding type I glyceraldehyde-3-phosphate dehydrogenase — protein sequence MSIRVGVNGFGRIGRNFWRAVAASGKDIEIVAVNDLTDNATLAHLLKYDSILGRLPYEVKSSADEITVDGKAIKTFAERDPAKLPWGDLGVDVVVESTGLFTDATKAKVHADNGAKKVIISAPAKNEDVTIVMGVNHGIYDPAAHTIISNASCTTNCLAPMAKVINDTFGIEKGLMTTIHAYTQDQNLQDGPHSDLRRARAAALNIVPTSTGAAKAIGLVLPELKGKLDGYALRVPIPTGSATDLTVEVGRETSVEEVNAALKAAAEGPLKGFLTYTEDEIVSSDIVTDPSSCIFDAGLTKVIGNQVKVVGWYDNEWGYSNRLGDLIEFVGASL from the coding sequence GTGAGCATCCGCGTAGGCGTCAACGGCTTCGGCCGTATCGGCCGCAACTTCTGGCGCGCTGTGGCGGCCAGCGGCAAGGACATCGAGATCGTGGCCGTCAACGACCTCACCGACAACGCCACGCTGGCCCACCTGCTGAAGTACGACAGCATCCTGGGCCGCCTGCCGTACGAGGTCAAGTCCTCGGCTGACGAGATCACCGTCGACGGCAAGGCCATCAAGACCTTCGCCGAGCGCGACCCGGCCAAGCTCCCCTGGGGCGACCTGGGTGTCGACGTCGTCGTCGAGTCGACCGGTCTGTTCACCGACGCCACCAAGGCCAAGGTGCACGCCGACAACGGTGCGAAGAAGGTCATCATCTCCGCTCCGGCGAAGAACGAGGACGTGACGATCGTCATGGGTGTCAACCACGGCATCTACGACCCGGCCGCTCACACGATCATCTCGAACGCCTCCTGCACCACCAACTGCCTGGCCCCGATGGCCAAGGTCATCAACGACACCTTCGGTATCGAGAAGGGTCTGATGACCACCATCCACGCCTACACGCAGGACCAGAACCTGCAGGACGGCCCGCACAGCGACCTGCGCCGCGCCCGCGCCGCCGCGCTGAACATCGTCCCGACCTCCACCGGCGCGGCCAAGGCCATCGGCCTGGTCCTGCCCGAGCTCAAGGGCAAGCTCGACGGCTACGCGCTGCGCGTGCCGATCCCGACGGGCTCGGCCACCGACCTGACCGTCGAGGTCGGCCGCGAGACCTCCGTCGAGGAGGTCAACGCCGCGCTGAAGGCCGCCGCCGAGGGCCCGCTCAAGGGCTTCCTGACCTACACCGAGGACGAGATCGTCTCCAGCGACATCGTCACCGACCCGTCGTCCTGCATCTTCGACGCCGGTCTCACCAAGGTCATCGGCAACCAGGTCAAGGTCGTCGGCTGGTACGACAACGAGTGGGGTTACTCGAACCGCCTCGGCGACCTCATCGAGTTCGTGGGCGCCTCCCTCTGA
- the whiA gene encoding DNA-binding protein WhiA has translation MAMTGVVKDELSRLPVLKPCCRKAEVSTLLRFASGLHLVGGRIVIEAELDTNATARRLIKDIGEVFGHKAEVLVLAPAGLRKGSRYVVRVYKDGEALARQTGLIDNHGRPVRGLPRQVVSGATCDAEAAWRGAFLAHGSLTEPGRSMSLEVTCPGPEAALALVGSARRLKIHAKAREVRGVDRVVVRDGDAISALLTRLGAHDSVLAWEERRMRREVRATANRLANFDDANLRRSARAAVAAGARVQRALEILGEDAPEHLVIAGRLRVEHKQASLEELGQIADPPLTKDAIAGRIRRLLAMADKRAQDLGIANTEANLTVDMLAH, from the coding sequence ATGGCCATGACGGGCGTGGTGAAAGACGAGCTGAGCCGCCTTCCGGTGCTCAAGCCCTGCTGCCGCAAGGCGGAGGTGTCGACGCTGCTGCGGTTCGCCAGCGGGCTGCACCTCGTGGGCGGGCGGATTGTGATCGAGGCCGAGCTCGACACCAACGCCACCGCCCGCCGGCTCATCAAGGACATCGGGGAGGTCTTCGGCCACAAGGCCGAGGTCCTCGTGCTGGCCCCGGCCGGGCTGCGCAAGGGCTCGCGCTATGTCGTACGGGTCTACAAGGACGGCGAGGCGCTCGCCCGGCAGACCGGCCTCATCGACAACCACGGCCGGCCGGTGCGCGGCCTGCCCCGGCAGGTCGTGTCCGGCGCCACCTGCGACGCCGAGGCGGCCTGGCGGGGAGCCTTCCTCGCCCACGGCTCGCTGACCGAGCCGGGCCGGTCGATGTCGCTGGAGGTGACCTGCCCCGGGCCGGAGGCGGCGCTGGCCCTGGTCGGCTCCGCCCGGCGCCTGAAGATCCACGCCAAGGCCCGTGAGGTGCGCGGGGTCGACCGGGTGGTCGTGCGCGACGGCGACGCGATCAGCGCGCTGCTGACCCGGCTCGGCGCGCACGACAGCGTGCTGGCCTGGGAGGAGCGGCGGATGCGCCGGGAGGTGCGGGCCACCGCCAACCGCCTGGCCAACTTCGACGACGCCAACCTCCGCAGGTCCGCCCGGGCTGCCGTGGCGGCGGGGGCGAGGGTCCAGCGGGCGCTGGAGATCCTCGGTGAGGACGCCCCCGAGCACCTGGTGATCGCGGGCCGGCTCCGGGTGGAGCACAAGCAGGCGTCCCTGGAGGAGCTGGGCCAGATCGCCGACCCGCCGCTGACCAAGGACGCCATCGCCGGGCGCATCCGGCGACTGCTCGCCATGGCCGACAAGCGCGCCCAGGACCTCGGCATCGCCAACACCGAGGCCAACCTCACCGTTGACATGCTCGCGCACTGA